From Opisthocomus hoazin isolate bOpiHoa1 chromosome 10, bOpiHoa1.hap1, whole genome shotgun sequence, a single genomic window includes:
- the BLOC1S6 gene encoding biogenesis of lysosome-related organelles complex 1 subunit 6 isoform X1, with protein MVSAAPPRSVRAPGPRPRGRAPPARGPSAGAAAMSVAERPEEKEAAAASPGRSLGPSDASPDEGVVEDLPLIDEKAMEQLTEGLISHYLPDLQRSKSALQELTQNQVVLLETLEQEISKFKECNSILDINALFSEAKHYHNKLVNIRNEMMMLHEKTSKLKKRALKLQQKRQKEELEREQQREKELEREKQLTAKLARRT; from the exons ATGGTGAgtgccgccccgccgcgctcggTGAGGGCACCGGGACCCCGGCcgcgcggccgggccccgcctgCGAGAGGGCCCTCGGCGGGAGCGGCAGCCATGAGCGTCGCGGAGCGGCCTGAGGAgaaggaggcggcggcggccagccCCGGCCGCTCGCTGG GTCCTAGTGACGCATCTCCGGATGAAGGAGTAGTGGAAGATCTGCCTTTAATAGATGAGAAAGCTATGGAGCAGCTAACTGAAGGATTGATCTCTCATTATCTGCCTGATCTTCAGCGATCAAAATCGGCGCTACAGGAACTTAC gcaGAACCAAGTGGTATTACTAGAAACATTAGAACAAGAAATTTCAAAATTCAAAGAGTGTAACTCCATTCTTGATATCAATGCTTTG ttttcagaaGCTAAACACTATCACAACAAGTTAGTGAATATTAGAAATGAAATGATGATGCTCCATGAGAAGACATCAAAGTTAAAA aaaagaGCACTTAAGCTGCAACAAAAGAGGCAGAAGGAAGAACTAGAACGAGAACAGCAACGTGAGAAGGAACTTGAAAGAGagaagcagttaacagcaaaacttGCTAGGAGGACGTGA
- the BLOC1S6 gene encoding biogenesis of lysosome-related organelles complex 1 subunit 6 isoform X2, giving the protein MVSAAPPRSVRAPGPRPRGRAPPARGPSAGAAAMSVAERPEEKEAAAASPGRSLGPSDASPDEGVVEDLPLIDEKAMEQLTEGLISHYLPDLQRSKSALQELTQNQVVLLETLEQEISKFKECNSILDINALEENQPVQIFGTNCCWRGCGTSLFPLNRKGTGKKAGSVSQW; this is encoded by the exons ATGGTGAgtgccgccccgccgcgctcggTGAGGGCACCGGGACCCCGGCcgcgcggccgggccccgcctgCGAGAGGGCCCTCGGCGGGAGCGGCAGCCATGAGCGTCGCGGAGCGGCCTGAGGAgaaggaggcggcggcggccagccCCGGCCGCTCGCTGG GTCCTAGTGACGCATCTCCGGATGAAGGAGTAGTGGAAGATCTGCCTTTAATAGATGAGAAAGCTATGGAGCAGCTAACTGAAGGATTGATCTCTCATTATCTGCCTGATCTTCAGCGATCAAAATCGGCGCTACAGGAACTTAC gcaGAACCAAGTGGTATTACTAGAAACATTAGAACAAGAAATTTCAAAATTCAAAGAGTGTAACTCCATTCTTGATATCAATGCTTTG GAAGAGAACCAACCAGTTCAGATATTCGGGACAAACTGTTGCTGGAGAGGGTGCGGAACCAGCCTATTTCCCTTAAACAGGAAGGGCACTGGGAAGAAAGCAGGCTCAGTCAGCCAGTGGTAG